A section of the Leptospira terpstrae serovar Hualin str. LT 11-33 = ATCC 700639 genome encodes:
- a CDS encoding HD family phosphohydrolase yields MKAILDSSMTKVTDFLTKVRPVSVVRNIQIILVSLTLLFVTYVLSIPFFGQTRVNTDPDGLFSEGKIAPETIQSVKEFSYEDTEKTNMEKQKAVANVPFAFDKDFGILVAGIDTNLSEDVELLRSIVVEGKGTPAIVKDRIPRWRNRTNEEIQAILDYPKKEKLKNFIGQYTNLIFSKYCIVKEDLPFAKDLDKAGAKIRNIGTQDQTSIIDGNLVIPRSQIYKEGPVASVLSKLASEKLPNVSESLLKAVSRIGLYYVYSYPACNYNPEETENARMRATNSIPIQKSRIQANEVIVRAGDVITPEVKLKLEMMNRYATRANLASIVSIFLTQCVLIVIVGFYLIRYRPNRLNDLSSNLIIFFTLWIVIASIYLLSKIFYATDSDLSGVYYFGMFVPVGMLCLLLGFVYDEQLSIAIGFFLAFAVFFASRYNPTSFMLAFTVAVMSSIYGRRLLKRIDFLKAGFLLTFVQILITTAGYLFDGREFYVSTGAGFFRDLTDSNLFRITVMCFINGFASATAVQFLLPLYEYVFNIPTRFKLIELADTGHPLLQQLLTKAPSTYTHTFMVAALSERAAQNLNLDRLLVRVGVYFHDIGKIPNAGFFVENQHLIPKPEHIDKNNPALAAKTVIDHVLDGIEMAKKARLPREIISFIPEHHGTSTMAFFYHKALQEISPSARKNINKRDFQYPGPKPQSKETGIVMIADSLEAASRSLDEVSPESLDELIRKIVNSKLAENQLDESGLTIGDLEIIKSSFKEVLLSSLHQRPKYPKPEDTKALEAAGTKKNKK; encoded by the coding sequence ATGAAAGCAATTTTAGATTCCTCCATGACAAAAGTGACAGACTTCCTAACTAAAGTTAGGCCTGTATCGGTTGTCAGAAACATCCAAATCATTTTAGTATCACTGACTTTATTATTTGTGACCTATGTACTTTCGATTCCTTTTTTTGGACAAACGAGAGTCAATACCGATCCAGATGGTTTGTTTTCGGAAGGAAAAATCGCACCAGAAACCATCCAGTCGGTAAAAGAATTTTCTTATGAAGATACTGAAAAAACTAATATGGAAAAACAAAAGGCAGTCGCCAATGTTCCTTTTGCTTTTGATAAAGACTTCGGAATTTTAGTTGCCGGTATAGATACCAATCTTTCAGAAGATGTAGAATTACTTAGAAGTATCGTCGTAGAAGGAAAGGGAACTCCTGCCATTGTGAAAGACAGAATTCCAAGATGGCGTAACCGGACCAATGAGGAAATCCAAGCCATATTAGATTACCCAAAAAAAGAAAAATTAAAAAACTTTATCGGACAATATACCAACTTAATTTTTTCCAAGTATTGTATTGTAAAAGAAGACCTCCCTTTTGCAAAAGATTTGGACAAAGCAGGGGCAAAAATCCGTAACATTGGAACCCAAGACCAAACTTCTATCATTGATGGAAATTTAGTCATTCCAAGGTCGCAAATTTATAAGGAAGGACCTGTCGCCTCCGTACTATCTAAGTTAGCTTCCGAAAAATTACCAAATGTTTCTGAATCACTCCTAAAGGCTGTGTCTCGTATTGGATTATACTATGTATATTCATATCCTGCTTGTAATTACAATCCGGAAGAAACTGAAAACGCAAGGATGCGAGCGACTAACTCCATTCCCATTCAAAAAAGTAGAATCCAAGCAAACGAAGTGATTGTCCGAGCTGGAGATGTAATCACTCCAGAAGTAAAGTTAAAATTAGAGATGATGAACCGGTATGCTACAAGGGCCAATTTAGCATCCATTGTATCTATATTTCTCACTCAATGTGTACTCATTGTCATTGTCGGATTTTATCTCATTCGGTATCGTCCTAATCGTTTGAACGACCTTTCCAGTAACTTAATTATCTTTTTTACACTTTGGATAGTGATTGCATCCATTTATCTACTTTCAAAAATTTTTTATGCAACTGACAGTGATTTGTCGGGAGTGTATTATTTTGGAATGTTTGTTCCAGTTGGGATGTTGTGTTTGTTACTTGGCTTTGTTTATGACGAACAACTTTCTATCGCCATTGGATTTTTCCTTGCCTTTGCAGTATTTTTTGCCTCTCGTTACAACCCAACCTCGTTTATGTTGGCCTTTACCGTTGCGGTAATGAGTTCTATTTATGGAAGACGCCTTCTCAAACGAATCGATTTTTTAAAGGCAGGTTTTTTGCTTACCTTTGTCCAAATCCTCATCACAACTGCTGGGTATTTGTTTGATGGAAGAGAGTTTTATGTATCCACGGGAGCAGGTTTTTTTCGAGACCTAACTGATTCTAATCTCTTCCGAATTACGGTGATGTGTTTTATCAATGGTTTTGCCAGTGCCACAGCCGTTCAATTTTTATTACCACTGTATGAATATGTTTTCAATATTCCGACTCGTTTCAAGTTGATTGAACTAGCGGATACAGGACACCCGCTATTGCAGCAACTTTTGACGAAAGCTCCTTCTACTTATACCCATACCTTTATGGTGGCAGCCTTGTCAGAACGTGCCGCTCAGAATCTAAACTTAGATAGACTTCTTGTGCGTGTGGGCGTTTATTTTCATGATATTGGAAAAATTCCTAATGCAGGTTTTTTTGTCGAAAACCAACATCTAATTCCAAAACCAGAACATATTGATAAAAATAATCCTGCTCTTGCTGCAAAAACTGTCATTGATCATGTGTTAGATGGGATCGAAATGGCCAAAAAAGCAAGGCTCCCCAGGGAAATTATCAGTTTTATTCCGGAACACCATGGAACATCCACTATGGCTTTTTTCTATCACAAGGCATTGCAAGAAATATCACCGTCTGCTAGAAAAAATATCAATAAACGCGATTTTCAATATCCGGGTCCAAAACCTCAAAGTAAAGAAACCGGGATTGTGATGATTGCTGATTCATTAGAGGCTGCCTCGCGTTCGTTAGACGAAGTCTCTCCCGAGAGTTTAGATGAACTGATTCGTAAGATTGTTAATTCTAAACTTGCAGAAAACCAATTGGATGAAAGTGGACTAACGATCGGAGATTTGGAAATTATTAAATCTAGTTTTAAAGAAGTTTTACTCTCTAGTTTGCATCAAAGACCAAAATACCCAAAACCAGAAGATACCAAAGCATTGGAAGCCGCCGGTACGAAAAAAAATAAAAAATGA
- the ybeY gene encoding rRNA maturation RNase YbeY, with amino-acid sequence MNSSLMVVTHWNDQWGPSKNEIDSELVLENCERVLKYLSPPFLQSLELSVLLVDDMLMKEINFERRGINKTTDVLSFPLYSDSPPIPFQILGEVVISMDTCVLQAKEIGHSLIDEFYRLLVHGILHLFGYDHETNEKDATLMRKKEDECLDLVFEQ; translated from the coding sequence ATGAATTCTTCGCTGATGGTTGTAACCCATTGGAATGACCAGTGGGGACCAAGTAAAAATGAAATCGATAGTGAATTGGTTTTAGAAAACTGTGAACGAGTTTTAAAATACCTAAGCCCCCCGTTTTTACAATCTTTAGAACTATCGGTCCTGCTTGTGGACGATATGTTAATGAAAGAAATAAATTTTGAGAGAAGGGGGATAAATAAAACCACCGATGTATTGTCCTTTCCACTTTATTCAGATTCCCCACCTATCCCGTTTCAAATCTTAGGCGAAGTTGTGATTTCTATGGATACTTGTGTTCTCCAAGCAAAAGAAATTGGGCATAGCCTCATTGATGAATTTTATCGTCTGCTTGTTCATGGAATTTTGCATTTGTTTGGGTATGACCATGAAACAAATGAAAAAGATGCAACGCTAATGCGTAAAAAAGAAGATGAGTGTTTGGATTTGGTGTTTGAACAATAG
- the recO gene encoding DNA repair protein RecO, producing MAIRKEKGIVIQSRDIGDSDRVISLAGETQSRMNFLSKGIRKSKRRAIITTEIGSLVELDYYDQPEKDWKSIKEVHLVNRYDDLKSDYLGTLFVLYLTELTSMIYPEGESHPFLFQLLLGSLDTCNEKGFQIQILPFFKLRALSHMGHFPSEFYCHTCGEEVLSKPAAYFSVADREFLCSDCHPIPKDHLPVLKLFHTMLSKKFSNVVGMFPRESEYRDGDLILNQFLRSLFGKELKSYFEFYKTIGYL from the coding sequence ATGGCCATTCGAAAGGAGAAAGGGATTGTCATTCAAAGTCGCGATATTGGAGATAGTGACAGAGTCATTAGTCTTGCAGGCGAAACACAAAGTAGGATGAATTTTTTAAGTAAAGGAATTCGTAAGTCCAAACGTCGCGCCATCATTACTACTGAAATTGGTTCCCTAGTGGAACTTGATTATTACGACCAACCAGAAAAGGATTGGAAGTCAATAAAGGAAGTTCACCTAGTCAATCGGTATGATGATTTAAAGTCGGACTACCTAGGCACACTTTTCGTCTTGTACCTAACAGAACTTACATCAATGATTTACCCCGAAGGAGAAAGCCATCCCTTTCTGTTTCAACTTCTATTGGGGAGTTTGGATACTTGTAATGAAAAAGGGTTTCAGATACAAATCCTTCCCTTTTTTAAATTGCGGGCTCTGTCCCATATGGGCCATTTCCCTTCAGAATTCTATTGCCACACTTGTGGAGAAGAAGTCCTTTCTAAACCTGCTGCTTATTTTTCCGTAGCGGATCGTGAATTTTTATGTTCAGACTGCCATCCTATTCCTAAAGATCATTTGCCTGTTTTGAAACTATTTCATACTATGTTATCAAAGAAATTTTCAAATGTAGTGGGTATGTTCCCTCGGGAATCTGAGTATAGGGATGGGGATCTGATTCTTAATCAGTTTTTACGCTCTCTCTTCGGTAAAGAGTTAAAATCATACTTCGAGTTTTACAAAACTATAGGGTATTTATGA
- the argS gene encoding arginine--tRNA ligase, translated as MNVNQLLKQLVLAELEKAVDLYLNKKNLTSLKDSLKIRIEYSRDEKFGDYSSPFALENKNVLNLNPKEIADAVLLEIKNDSMFEFVSFSPPGFINFRIHTSFLNQYVASVMSPHVQFAETLNKEKILLEFVSANPTGPMNIVSARSAAYGDALANLLASLGHNVKREFYVNDYGNQVYLLGVAVLLRIFESKGETISFQEEESEESVIDLIKRRILPKESYRGDYIKDIALHCLEDQTRSSFVFDSVSNEKWDEVIDFLSRFAVEYNLAKQKEDLALFGVNFDLFFSERSLHDAGDVERVPSILKKEDVTTIDGKLHFLSTIYGDDKDRVIRREDGRPTYLMADIAYHYNKFQRGFDTLIDIWGPDHYGYIARLKGAVKSFGKTEESFRVLIAQQVNLIENKEKVKMSKRLGIFQTMRDLLSYLGKQGRDVGRYFFLMRSSDAPLDFDLDLAKDESDKNPVFYIQYAHARICSIFRELQVPMELKPLESGISVEFLNQEERTRLLFWVARLQEEVYDTASSFEPHRLTNYLQSLSKSFTKFYSQKDNRIKDKVGNERDTLLILVLYTKLALESGLKLLGISAPEKMSKEET; from the coding sequence ATGAATGTAAATCAATTATTAAAACAACTTGTATTAGCAGAATTAGAGAAGGCAGTTGATCTCTATCTAAATAAAAAAAATCTTACATCTCTTAAAGATTCCTTAAAAATTAGAATCGAATATTCGAGGGATGAAAAGTTCGGAGATTACTCTTCTCCTTTTGCTTTAGAAAATAAAAATGTACTGAATCTAAATCCAAAAGAAATTGCAGATGCGGTTCTTCTGGAAATTAAAAATGATTCTATGTTTGAATTTGTTAGTTTTTCTCCACCTGGTTTTATTAATTTTCGAATTCATACTAGTTTTTTAAATCAATATGTTGCCTCTGTCATGTCGCCGCATGTACAATTTGCTGAGACGCTAAATAAAGAAAAAATCTTACTTGAATTTGTTTCTGCCAATCCGACGGGACCTATGAATATTGTTTCCGCTAGGTCAGCAGCTTACGGTGATGCGCTTGCAAACTTACTTGCAAGTCTTGGTCACAACGTCAAACGCGAGTTTTATGTAAATGATTATGGAAACCAAGTTTATTTACTCGGTGTTGCAGTTTTACTGCGAATTTTTGAATCCAAAGGTGAGACCATCAGTTTTCAAGAAGAAGAATCTGAGGAATCAGTTATTGATCTTATCAAAAGAAGAATTTTACCTAAGGAAAGTTACAGAGGAGATTACATCAAAGACATTGCCCTCCATTGTTTAGAAGACCAAACTAGATCAAGTTTTGTCTTTGATTCAGTTTCAAATGAAAAATGGGATGAGGTAATTGACTTCCTTTCTCGATTTGCAGTAGAATACAATTTAGCGAAGCAAAAAGAAGATTTAGCTCTCTTTGGTGTGAACTTTGATTTATTCTTTAGTGAACGTAGCTTGCATGATGCAGGCGATGTGGAAAGGGTACCATCGATACTTAAAAAAGAAGATGTTACCACCATTGATGGAAAACTCCATTTCCTTTCGACCATTTATGGAGACGATAAAGATCGTGTGATCCGAAGAGAAGATGGGCGACCAACCTATCTTATGGCAGACATCGCTTACCATTACAATAAATTCCAAAGAGGATTTGATACTCTAATCGATATTTGGGGCCCGGACCATTACGGATACATTGCCAGATTAAAAGGAGCAGTGAAATCTTTTGGTAAAACAGAAGAAAGTTTTCGTGTTCTTATTGCTCAACAAGTCAATTTGATTGAAAACAAAGAAAAAGTCAAAATGAGTAAACGTTTAGGAATTTTCCAAACCATGAGAGACTTACTTTCTTATTTGGGGAAACAAGGTCGGGATGTGGGAAGGTATTTTTTTCTCATGAGAAGTTCTGATGCTCCACTTGATTTCGATTTGGATTTAGCCAAAGATGAATCAGATAAAAATCCAGTGTTCTATATCCAATATGCTCATGCACGGATCTGTTCCATCTTTCGGGAATTACAAGTCCCTATGGAACTCAAACCTTTGGAGTCAGGAATATCTGTGGAATTTTTAAATCAAGAAGAAAGAACAAGGCTTCTCTTTTGGGTGGCAAGACTCCAAGAAGAAGTGTATGATACCGCTTCTAGTTTTGAACCCCATAGACTTACGAACTATCTTCAATCCTTAAGTAAATCATTTACAAAGTTTTATTCTCAAAAAGACAATCGGATCAAAGACAAAGTAGGGAATGAAAGAGATACTCTCCTTATCCTTGTATTGTATACCAAGTTGGCATTAGAAAGTGGATTGAAACTCCTCGGGATCTCGGCTCCAGAGAAGATGTCAAAAGAAGAGACGTAA
- a CDS encoding nicotinamide-nucleotide amidohydrolase family protein: MKAPYIVIISTGSEITAGRSVDTNAGWMANQLFELGWKVKKIIGLPDDPDLILSELQTLKKLAETKPVLVLMTGGLGPTEDDYTLETVLKLNGKKSYSVEKAKIRLVSVYESRGKQYSDILPTVLRQTHVPEDCKTLDNTVGIAVGFVEPMGTNSYLVCMPGVPTEMKEMFRRRLVPELKRIYPRENLVQRTKWLWNIGESLYQKDFVETHREELFQNVEWGVTANRGYIKCIFQSTDANQLDTIVQRLETQYPNIISDDVFDFVHEHLLSEKLTIAVGESCTGGLLGKKLTDTAGSSSYFLGGFLTYSNKMKESLLGVSSETLQQFGAVSKETAEAMAKGIFEKTNADYCISITGIAGPDGGTELKPVGTVWIGLKTPDGSIQTHSYLFPGNREGIRENASNTALFLLNQSLKQRNV, translated from the coding sequence ATGAAAGCTCCATACATTGTGATTATCTCAACTGGTTCAGAGATTACCGCTGGGCGCAGTGTGGATACAAACGCAGGTTGGATGGCAAACCAACTTTTTGAACTTGGTTGGAAGGTAAAAAAAATCATTGGTCTTCCTGATGATCCTGATCTCATTCTTTCTGAATTACAAACCCTAAAAAAACTCGCAGAAACAAAACCTGTCCTTGTATTGATGACCGGTGGCCTTGGCCCCACAGAAGATGATTACACCTTAGAAACAGTGTTAAAGCTTAACGGAAAAAAATCATATTCAGTTGAGAAGGCTAAGATTCGCTTGGTGAGTGTTTATGAATCTCGGGGAAAACAATATAGTGATATATTGCCAACAGTCCTTCGTCAGACCCATGTTCCGGAAGATTGCAAAACTTTAGACAATACGGTGGGAATCGCAGTTGGATTTGTAGAACCTATGGGAACCAATTCCTATTTAGTTTGTATGCCAGGTGTTCCAACTGAGATGAAGGAGATGTTTCGCCGTCGGCTTGTTCCGGAGCTCAAACGAATTTATCCCCGTGAAAACTTGGTCCAACGAACTAAGTGGTTGTGGAATATCGGAGAATCTTTATACCAAAAGGATTTTGTGGAAACCCATAGAGAGGAACTGTTTCAAAATGTAGAATGGGGTGTTACGGCAAACAGAGGTTATATTAAATGTATCTTCCAGTCTACTGATGCAAACCAATTAGATACAATCGTTCAAAGATTGGAAACTCAGTATCCAAATATTATTTCTGATGATGTATTCGACTTTGTTCACGAACATTTGCTTTCCGAAAAGTTGACTATTGCTGTGGGAGAAAGTTGTACAGGTGGCCTTCTTGGAAAAAAACTAACTGACACTGCGGGATCAAGTTCCTACTTTTTAGGTGGTTTTTTGACCTATTCCAATAAAATGAAGGAATCTTTGTTAGGTGTATCAAGTGAAACATTGCAACAATTTGGAGCAGTCAGTAAAGAAACTGCAGAAGCTATGGCAAAAGGAATCTTTGAAAAAACTAACGCTGATTATTGTATTTCAATCACTGGGATTGCAGGGCCTGATGGTGGGACAGAACTGAAACCTGTCGGAACTGTTTGGATTGGTTTAAAAACTCCTGATGGTTCTATCCAAACTCACTCCTATCTTTTTCCTGGTAACCGAGAAGGGATTCGAGAGAATGCTAGTAATACAGCATTATTTTTATTGAACCAGTCATTAAAACAAAGGAACGTTTAA